In Citrobacter sp. RHB25-C09, the following proteins share a genomic window:
- the nlpI gene encoding lipoprotein NlpI, translating into MKPFLRWCFVATALTLAGCSNSAWRKSEVLAVPLQPTLQQEVILARMEQILASRALTDDERAQLLYERGVLYDSLGLRALARNDFSQALAIRPDMPEVFNYLGIYLTQAGNFDAAYEAFDSVLELDPTYNYAHLNRGIALYYGGRDKLAQDDLLAFYQDDPNDPFRSLWLYLAEQKLNEKQAKEALNERFEKSDKEQWGWNIVEFYLGNISESTLMERLKADATDNTSLAEHLSETNFYLGKYYLSLGDLDSATALFKLAVANNVHNFVEHRYALLELSLLGQDQDDLAESDQQ; encoded by the coding sequence ATGAAGCCTTTTTTGCGCTGGTGTTTCGTTGCGACAGCACTCACGCTGGCTGGATGCAGTAATTCCGCCTGGCGTAAGAGTGAAGTCCTCGCGGTACCATTGCAACCGACGTTACAGCAGGAAGTGATTCTGGCACGCATGGAACAAATTCTTGCCAGTCGGGCTTTAACCGATGACGAACGCGCGCAGCTTTTATATGAGCGCGGAGTGTTGTATGATAGTCTCGGTCTGAGGGCATTAGCGCGAAATGATTTTTCACAAGCGTTAGCCATCCGACCTGATATGCCTGAAGTATTCAATTACTTAGGCATTTATTTAACGCAGGCAGGCAATTTTGATGCTGCCTATGAAGCGTTTGATTCTGTACTTGAGCTTGATCCAACTTACAACTACGCGCACTTAAATCGCGGTATCGCATTGTATTACGGCGGCCGTGACAAGTTAGCGCAAGATGATCTGCTGGCGTTTTATCAAGACGATCCCAATGATCCTTTCCGCAGTCTGTGGCTTTATCTCGCTGAGCAGAAGCTCAATGAGAAGCAGGCGAAAGAAGCGTTAAACGAGCGCTTCGAGAAATCGGATAAAGAGCAATGGGGATGGAACATTGTCGAGTTCTACCTGGGCAACATTAGCGAATCCACGCTAATGGAAAGGCTCAAGGCGGACGCAACGGATAACACCTCGCTCGCTGAGCATCTCAGTGAAACCAACTTCTATTTAGGTAAGTACTACCTAAGTCTGGGGGATTTGGACAGCGCTACGGCATTGTTCAAACTGGCGGTGGCTAACAACGTTCATAACTTTGTTGAGCACCGATATGCATTGTTGGAATTATCGCTCCTGGGCCAGGACCAAGATGACCTGGCAGAATCGGACCAGCAATAG
- the yrbN gene encoding protein YrbN, protein MKIADQFHDELCRLAAINFEAHVLHG, encoded by the coding sequence ATGAAAATTGCAGATCAATTTCATGATGAGTTATGTAGACTGGCCGCCATTAATTTTGAGGCACACGTACTACATGGCTGA
- the deaD gene encoding ATP-dependent RNA helicase DeaD, producing the protein MAEFETTFADLGLKAPILEALNDLGYEKPSPIQAECIPHLLGGRDVLGMAQTGSGKTAAFSLPLLNNLDPELKAPQILVLAPTRELAVQVAEAMTDFSKHMRGVNVVALYGGQRYDVQLRALRQGPQIVVGTPGRLLDHLKRGTLDLSKLSGLVLDEADEMLRMGFIEDVETIMAQIPEGHQTALFSATMPEAIRRITRRFMKEPQEVRIQSSVTTRPDISQSYWTVWGMRKNEALVRFLEAEDFDAAIIFVRTKNATLEVAEALERSGYNSAALNGDMNQALREQTLERLKDGRLDILIATDVAARGLDVERISLVVNYDIPMDSESYVHRIGRTGRAGRAGRALLFVENRERRLLRNIERTMKLTIPEVELPNAELLGKRRLEKFAAKVQQQLESSDLDQYRALLSQIQPTAEGEELDLETLAAALLKMAQGERTLIVPPDAPMRPKREFRDRDDRGPRDRNDRGPRADRGGDREDRPRRERRDVGDMQLYRIEVGRDDGVEVRHIVGAIANEGDISSRYIGNIKLFASHSTIELPKGMPGEVLQHFTRTRILNKPMNMQLVGDAQPHTERRGSGRSFGGERREGGRSFGGERREGGRGDGRRFSGERREGRAPRREEGSSRRRDA; encoded by the coding sequence ATGGCTGAATTCGAAACCACTTTTGCAGATCTGGGCCTGAAGGCTCCTATCCTTGAAGCCCTTAACGATCTGGGTTACGAAAAACCATCTCCAATCCAGGCAGAGTGCATTCCGCATCTGCTGGGCGGTCGCGATGTTCTGGGTATGGCCCAGACCGGTAGCGGCAAAACCGCAGCGTTCTCTTTACCGCTGCTCAACAATCTTGATCCTGAGCTGAAGGCACCTCAGATTCTGGTGCTGGCACCGACCCGCGAACTGGCGGTTCAGGTTGCTGAAGCCATGACGGATTTCTCTAAACATATGCGCGGCGTGAACGTGGTTGCCCTGTACGGCGGCCAGCGTTATGACGTGCAGTTACGCGCCCTGCGTCAAGGGCCGCAGATCGTCGTCGGTACGCCGGGTCGTCTGCTTGATCACTTAAAACGCGGCACGCTTGATCTCTCTAAACTGAGCGGTCTGGTGCTGGACGAAGCCGATGAAATGCTGCGTATGGGCTTCATCGAAGACGTCGAAACCATCATGGCGCAGATCCCGGAAGGTCATCAGACCGCTCTGTTCTCTGCCACCATGCCGGAAGCGATCCGTCGCATTACCCGCCGCTTCATGAAAGAGCCGCAGGAAGTGCGCATTCAGTCCAGCGTGACGACCCGTCCGGACATTAGCCAGAGCTACTGGACTGTGTGGGGCATGCGTAAAAACGAAGCGCTGGTGCGTTTCCTGGAAGCGGAAGATTTTGATGCGGCGATTATCTTCGTTCGTACCAAAAACGCGACCCTGGAAGTGGCAGAAGCGCTGGAGCGTAGCGGCTATAACAGCGCCGCGCTGAATGGCGACATGAACCAGGCACTGCGTGAGCAGACGCTGGAGCGTCTGAAAGACGGTCGTCTGGATATCCTGATTGCAACCGACGTTGCGGCCCGTGGCCTGGACGTTGAGCGTATCAGCCTGGTTGTAAACTACGATATCCCGATGGATTCTGAGTCTTATGTTCACCGTATCGGTCGTACCGGCCGTGCGGGTCGTGCGGGCCGCGCGCTGCTGTTCGTTGAGAACCGCGAGCGTCGTCTGCTGCGCAATATCGAACGCACCATGAAGCTGACCATTCCGGAAGTAGAACTGCCGAACGCAGAACTGCTGGGTAAACGCCGTCTGGAAAAATTCGCCGCTAAAGTTCAGCAGCAGCTGGAAAGCAGCGATCTGGATCAGTACCGTGCGCTGCTGTCGCAGATTCAGCCTACCGCTGAAGGCGAAGAGCTGGATCTCGAAACGCTGGCTGCCGCGCTGCTGAAAATGGCACAGGGTGAACGTACCCTGATCGTTCCGCCAGATGCGCCGATGCGTCCTAAGCGTGAGTTCCGTGACCGTGATGACCGTGGTCCGCGTGACCGCAACGATCGTGGCCCACGTGCTGACCGTGGTGGCGATCGTGAAGATCGTCCGCGTCGCGAGCGTCGTGACGTTGGCGATATGCAGCTGTACCGCATTGAAGTGGGCCGTGATGATGGTGTTGAAGTTCGTCATATCGTTGGCGCGATCGCTAACGAAGGCGATATCAGCAGCCGTTACATTGGTAACATCAAGCTGTTCGCTTCGCACTCTACCATCGAACTGCCGAAAGGTATGCCGGGTGAAGTACTGCAGCACTTTACGCGCACTCGCATCCTGAACAAGCCGATGAACATGCAACTGGTCGGCGATGCACAGCCGCATACCGAACGTCGTGGCAGTGGTCGTAGCTTCGGTGGTGAACGTCGCGAAGGTGGCCGTAGCTTCGGTGGCGAGCGTCGTGAAGGGGGTCGTGGTGATGGTCGTCGTTTCAGCGGCGAGCGTCGTGAAGGCCGCGCTCCGCGTCGTGAAGAAGGCTCCAGCCGTCGTCGTGACGCGTAA